A genomic stretch from Larus michahellis chromosome 7, bLarMic1.1, whole genome shotgun sequence includes:
- the LYPD6B gene encoding ly6/PLAUR domain-containing protein 6B has translation MLLFCHMLARAFLPFLILSGSWVSAENINFYNVRPPLDPTPFPNSFKCFTCDNAVDNYNCNRWAEDRWCPESTRYCLTVHLFTDHGKSTSVTKKCATGEECHFVGCHHHRESGHTECVSCCEGMICNVEIPTNHTNAVFAVLHARRTSDGSRWTVSVALLISVLVIALS, from the exons ATGTTGTTATTCTGTCACATGCTGGCCAgagcctttcttcccttcctcatcCTTTCAGGAAGCTGGGTTTCAGCTGAGAACATCAACTTTTACAACGTGAGACCTCCACTAGACC CCACTCcattcccaaacagctttaagTGCTTTACCTGTGACAACGCGGTGGACAATTACAACTGTAACAGATGGGCTGAAGACAGATGGTGTCCTGAAA GTACTCGGTACTGTTTGACAGTTCATCTCTTCACAGACCACGGGAAGAGTACATCGGTCACCAAAAAATGTGCTACTGGAGAAGAATGCCATTTTGTAGGCTGCCACCATCACAGGGAAAGTGGCCACACA GAGTGTGTTTCTTGCTGTGAAGGCATGATCTGCAATGTAGAAATACCAACCAACCACACAAATGCCGTATTTGCTGTGTTGCATGCCCGCAGGACGTCGGATGGCAGCAGGTGGACGGTCAGCGTCGCCCTGCTCATATCGGTCCTGGTGATCGCCTTGTCATGA